GGCCTTTCGGCTGCGGGTCTTGCGCTGAACCAGGGCGGCGATGTCCGCCGAGCGGTAGAGGCTGCGGCGCGGGTCGCCGGGATCGATGCGGGTCTGGACCCGGCCGCGGCTGACATAGGCGTAGAGGGTCTGGGGCCTCACGCCGAGCCGCTCGCGGGCCTCGTCGGCGCCGATCCAGTCGTTGGCCTTGGTCTGGGGCATCTTATGTTGATTATATTGATCAAGATTGACGCACCTAGCTTGGAGGCAAATATCGCCCTTAGCAAGTTTGGAAAAGGAGCCCTCCCATGTCGGATGGACTTGAAGACGTCGTCGCCGCCCACACCGTGATGTCCGACGTAGACGGCGCGGCCGGACGGCTGATCATCCGCGGCCGGTCGCTCGACGACCTGGCGGGCCGCGCCACCTTCGAGGAGGTCACCCGCCTGCTCTGGGATGGGTTCTTCGACCACCTGCCCGCCGACCTGGCGGGGCCGCTCGCGGCCGCCCGGGCCGAGGTGTTCGCCGAGGTCTCGGCGATGGACACCGGGATCCTGGCGCTGAGCCCCATCGAGGCCATGCGGGCGCTCACCGCCCGGCTGTCGGACGGGGACGACCTGGCCACCGCCCTGCGCCTGCTGGCCGCACCCGCCGTCTTCACCGCCGCCGTGGTTCGCGGCCAGGCCGGCGAGGCGCCGATCGCGCCCGACACCTCGCTGGGCCACGCCGCCGACATTCTGCGCATGCTGGGCAAGGCGCCCAACCAGGCCGAATCCGAGGCCCTGGACACCTATCTGGTGACGGTGAGCGACCACGGGCTCAACGCCTCGACCTTCGCCGCCCGCGTCGTGGCCTCCACCCGGGCCGGCCTGGGGTCTGCGGTGCTGGCCGGGATCAGCGCGCTCAAGGGGCCGCTGCACGGCGGCGCGCCGGGACCAATCATCGACATGCTGGACGGCATCGGCGGGGCGGAGAACGCCCGGCCCTGGATCGAGGCGGCGCTCGCCCGCGGCGACCGGCTGATGGGCTTTGGCCACCGGGTCTACCGGGTCCGCGATCCCCGCGCCGACGCCCTGAAAGGCGCCATCCGGCGGATGGGCACCCGGGCCGGTCGCCTGGAATTCGCCGAGGCCGTCGAGCGGGCGGTGCTGGAGATCCTCAAGGCCCACAAGCCTGACCGGTCGCTGGACACCAATGTGGAGTTCTACACCGCGCTCCTGCTGGAGGCCCTGGCCTTTCCGCCCTCGGCCTTCACCTGCGTCTTCGCCATGGGACGGACGGCCGGCTGGATCGCCCACGCCCGCGAGCAGCTGGCCGGCGGCCGCCTGATCCGGCCGCAGTCGGTCTATGTGGGGCCCACACCGCGCGCCGCGGCGTGATGACCTGAGAGTCGTTAGCGCTGGGGTCGCGTGCAGGGCCGCACTAGATAGGATCCATGCAAGCCCCCGCCGGCCTCGACCCCAAGACCGCTGCCGCCCTGACCCGGCGCATCACCCTGCTGTCGGTGGCCACGGCCACGGTGCTGGTGGTGATCAAGGCCGGGGTCTGGCTGATCTCCGGCTCCGTAGCCCTGCTGGCCTCGGCGGCGGACTCAGGGCTGGACCTGATCGCCAGCCTGGTGACCTTCTACGCCGTCCGCTACGCCCAGGCGCCGCCGGACGCCGAGCACCGGTTCGGGCACGGCAAGGCCGAGGCCTTCGCCAGCCTGACCCAGGCCGGCCTGGTCTTCGCCTCGGCCGCCCTGATCGGCCAGGAAGCCATTGTCCACATCCTGCACCCGACCCCGGTCGCCAACGAAGGCTGGGCCGTCGCGGTGATGGCGGTCTCCACGGCGCTCACCGCCCTGCTGATCGTGGCCCAGGGGCGGGTGCTGAAACAGACCAACTCGGTGGCGGTGTCCGGCGACCGCGCCCACTACATGACCGATGTGGCCTCCAACATCATCGCGCTCGCCGGTATCGGCGCGGCAGCCTGGCTGGGCTGGCTCAGCCTAGACGCCTTCGCAGGCCTCGCCGTCGCCGCCCTGCTGCTGTGGGCCGCCATCGGGGTGTTCCGCGAGGCCTCGGGCCAGCTGCTGGACCATGAGCTGCCCGACGCCGACCGCGTCCGCATTGTCGAGCTGGTGGCCCAGGACCCGCGCCTGACCGACGTGCACCAGCTGCGCACGCGGGCCTCGGGACCCTATGTCCACATGCAGATGCACGTGGACCTCGACCCGGACCT
The sequence above is drawn from the Phenylobacterium glaciei genome and encodes:
- a CDS encoding cation diffusion facilitator family transporter, which codes for MQAPAGLDPKTAAALTRRITLLSVATATVLVVIKAGVWLISGSVALLASAADSGLDLIASLVTFYAVRYAQAPPDAEHRFGHGKAEAFASLTQAGLVFASAALIGQEAIVHILHPTPVANEGWAVAVMAVSTALTALLIVAQGRVLKQTNSVAVSGDRAHYMTDVASNIIALAGIGAAAWLGWLSLDAFAGLAVAALLLWAAIGVFREASGQLLDHELPDADRVRIVELVAQDPRLTDVHQLRTRASGPYVHMQMHVDLDPDLTLEAAHRVIVEAEGRILAQFPHADILIHADPRGRAEPHGGAFAEQAQ
- a CDS encoding citrate synthase/methylcitrate synthase encodes the protein MSDGLEDVVAAHTVMSDVDGAAGRLIIRGRSLDDLAGRATFEEVTRLLWDGFFDHLPADLAGPLAAARAEVFAEVSAMDTGILALSPIEAMRALTARLSDGDDLATALRLLAAPAVFTAAVVRGQAGEAPIAPDTSLGHAADILRMLGKAPNQAESEALDTYLVTVSDHGLNASTFAARVVASTRAGLGSAVLAGISALKGPLHGGAPGPIIDMLDGIGGAENARPWIEAALARGDRLMGFGHRVYRVRDPRADALKGAIRRMGTRAGRLEFAEAVERAVLEILKAHKPDRSLDTNVEFYTALLLEALAFPPSAFTCVFAMGRTAGWIAHAREQLAGGRLIRPQSVYVGPTPRAAA